Proteins encoded by one window of Paenibacillus urinalis:
- a CDS encoding S9 family peptidase, with translation MINFPIPDVAQFFQTSVIRYFTVTKDESRLLFNSNLNGQPNLWAMDLPGGFPYPLTYENQSGSFMKTDPNGEFILADFDKDGDENLHLYVLKPSGGKPVKIVPGEADDKFYFVKLSKDGKRIYYDTSKDNPVYLNSRCLDLESGQDELLHEGANRPTYLAAISPDEKRRAYLKMFSNTHQSLFIQSDGEAEVKYVFPEEEVQVIRSVTFVDDDTLLFVTNQGKEFSYAAEYNISRGEVRTVQAFDQEEVGAIEWHKESQTLYMVTSVGIESRMYAVPYGEEGYTSVPLPVDFVEQISVAESGNVYILGRGAVKPFNIYRHVNGEWEQLTNNVVVGLTEEDLCYPDVVRYTSFDGMEIEALLFKAKPEAANGYTVFWPHGGPQASEGKFFRPMFQFLLARGYNIFAPNFRGSAGYGATFIKLVEGDWGEGPRLDCVAGIEWLFEQGISSPDRLFIVGGSYGGYMTLLLAGRHPELFRAAVDIFGPSNLFTFIESVPDSWKPMMEQWLGDPVKDRERLIKDSPITYLKQMVKPMLVIQGANDPRVVQAESDQIVTALKEQGTEVEYIVLEDEGHGFSRKANEILVYTAMADFLDKHQASVEVHA, from the coding sequence ATGATTAACTTTCCTATCCCGGACGTGGCTCAATTTTTCCAAACCAGTGTTATTCGATATTTTACGGTTACCAAGGATGAATCCAGACTATTGTTTAACAGCAACTTGAACGGTCAGCCGAACCTGTGGGCTATGGACCTGCCCGGCGGCTTTCCTTACCCGCTTACATATGAGAATCAGTCAGGCAGCTTTATGAAGACAGACCCGAACGGCGAGTTTATACTCGCTGATTTTGACAAAGACGGTGATGAGAATCTGCATCTGTATGTGCTGAAGCCGAGCGGCGGCAAGCCGGTTAAGATTGTGCCCGGTGAAGCAGACGATAAGTTCTATTTCGTGAAGCTGTCGAAGGATGGGAAAAGAATATACTATGACACCTCCAAGGATAATCCGGTGTATCTGAATTCCAGATGCCTTGACCTTGAATCCGGGCAGGACGAGCTGCTTCATGAAGGAGCAAATAGACCGACTTATCTTGCAGCGATCAGCCCGGATGAGAAGCGCAGAGCCTATCTGAAGATGTTCTCAAATACACATCAGTCCTTGTTCATCCAATCGGATGGAGAGGCTGAGGTAAAGTATGTATTCCCTGAAGAAGAGGTTCAAGTCATTAGAAGCGTTACTTTTGTCGATGACGATACGCTGCTGTTTGTGACCAACCAAGGAAAGGAATTCTCTTATGCAGCTGAATATAACATCTCAAGGGGTGAAGTTAGAACGGTCCAAGCCTTTGATCAGGAAGAGGTTGGAGCCATCGAGTGGCACAAAGAGTCTCAGACTTTGTATATGGTTACGAGTGTGGGAATTGAGAGCCGAATGTATGCTGTCCCTTATGGTGAAGAAGGGTATACGTCCGTTCCTCTGCCCGTTGATTTCGTAGAGCAGATATCGGTGGCTGAATCGGGAAATGTATATATTCTTGGCCGCGGGGCAGTGAAGCCCTTCAACATTTACCGTCATGTGAATGGGGAGTGGGAGCAGCTCACGAATAACGTCGTCGTGGGGCTGACGGAAGAGGATTTGTGTTACCCGGATGTCGTTAGGTATACCTCCTTCGACGGAATGGAGATTGAGGCCTTACTGTTTAAGGCGAAGCCTGAAGCGGCTAACGGTTATACGGTCTTCTGGCCGCACGGGGGACCGCAGGCTTCGGAAGGTAAGTTTTTTAGACCGATGTTCCAGTTCCTTCTAGCCCGGGGTTATAACATCTTCGCGCCTAACTTCCGCGGAAGTGCAGGATATGGGGCGACCTTCATCAAGCTGGTGGAAGGAGACTGGGGTGAAGGCCCTCGACTGGACTGCGTAGCAGGTATCGAATGGCTGTTTGAACAGGGTATAAGCTCACCAGATCGTCTATTTATCGTGGGGGGCAGCTACGGCGGCTATATGACGCTGCTGCTTGCCGGACGTCATCCCGAGCTGTTCCGCGCAGCAGTAGACATCTTCGGACCGTCCAATCTGTTTACCTTCATTGAATCGGTTCCGGATTCATGGAAGCCGATGATGGAGCAGTGGCTGGGAGATCCGGTGAAAGACCGTGAACGACTGATCAAGGATTCACCGATTACTTACCTGAAGCAGATGGTGAAGCCGATGCTTGTCATTCAGGGAGCGAATGATCCGCGCGTAGTACAGGCTGAATCAGATCAGATTGTTACGGCGTTGAAGGAGCAGGGGACAGAAGTCGAATATATCGTTCTGGAAGATGAGGGCCATGGCTTCTCTCGTAAGGCGAATGAAATTCTTGTATATACAGCGATGGCTGATTTCCTCGACAAGCATCAAGCGAGTGTAGAGGTTCATGCCTGA
- a CDS encoding ribonucleotide-diphosphate reductase subunit beta has protein sequence MNEQKIFNTEAPNKSTRIINGENSGILNWNDIRMPHMYKLYKVLLLNYWIADEIPMSKDAQQFPHLDAEEQRTFKINIGLLAVLDSMQTMFVGDVREYLTDSSLEAISAIIAQQEVVHNQSYSYVLSSLVSWDEQKEIFEYWKHDPVLLERNRFIADIYQNFRDEATPQTFFEALVADMILEGIFFYSTFAFFYNLARDQKMMGTAQMISYIQRDENQHCYFFAEVYKQLLADYPELNTKENNDYVYRTINRAVELETNWAHYTLEKVRGINLPELEDYIKFTANKRLRLMGMDKAYEGVDVNSMPWIKPFSDEALNATKTDFFEAKSRNYGKVGDDNGFDDL, from the coding sequence ATGAATGAGCAAAAGATCTTCAACACTGAGGCACCGAATAAATCCACCCGTATCATTAACGGCGAGAACTCCGGGATTCTGAACTGGAACGACATTCGCATGCCTCATATGTATAAATTGTATAAAGTGCTGCTGCTGAATTACTGGATCGCTGACGAAATTCCAATGTCCAAGGATGCTCAGCAGTTCCCGCATCTGGATGCCGAAGAACAGCGCACATTCAAGATCAACATCGGCCTGCTGGCCGTGCTCGATTCCATGCAGACCATGTTCGTCGGGGACGTTAGAGAATACTTGACCGATTCCTCCCTTGAGGCGATCTCCGCTATTATTGCCCAGCAGGAAGTCGTGCATAATCAATCTTATTCTTATGTGCTCTCATCCCTCGTATCGTGGGATGAGCAGAAGGAAATCTTCGAGTACTGGAAGCATGATCCGGTTCTGCTGGAGCGGAATCGATTCATTGCGGATATTTATCAGAACTTCCGTGACGAAGCTACGCCGCAAACGTTCTTTGAGGCGCTTGTTGCCGATATGATTCTTGAGGGTATTTTCTTCTACAGTACATTTGCTTTCTTCTACAATCTGGCACGGGATCAGAAGATGATGGGAACGGCACAGATGATCTCTTACATTCAGCGGGATGAGAACCAGCATTGCTACTTCTTCGCTGAAGTTTACAAGCAGCTGCTGGCTGACTACCCAGAGCTGAATACAAAAGAGAACAATGACTATGTCTACCGTACAATCAACCGTGCAGTAGAGCTCGAAACCAATTGGGCACACTACACACTGGAAAAAGTACGCGGCATCAATCTTCCTGAGCTTGAAGACTACATCAAGTTCACAGCGAACAAGCGTCTTCGCCTGATGGGAATGGACAAAGCATACGAGGGCGTTGACGTCAACAGTATGCCTTGGATCAAGCCGTTCTCTGATGAGGCATTGAATGCAACGAAGACCGACTTCTTCGAAGCTAAATCCCGTAACTACGGTAAAGTCGGTGATGATAACGGATTCGACGATCTGTAA
- a CDS encoding ribonucleoside-diphosphate reductase subunit alpha, which produces MPQVVNKPNNRQLAFDEIRISVYADRILADLPMLDKEKLVRGVTSKLRRDEVSSEEISNAFSMSALELVTKEEPNWKYAAARSLLTSLYKKAANNRRYKAYPEEPYGAFYPLITTLVKKGIYREELLDCYTKEQIEELGATIEAKNDLLFDYIGLLTLAERYLANDFDGRVMELPQERYMVIAMYLMHKEPADRRLELVKEAYWAMSNLYMTAATPTMSNAGKKVAGQLSSCFIDTVDDSLEGIFDSNTDVARLSKMGGGIGVYLGKVRSRGSDIRGHKNTSSGVIPWIRQLNNTAVSVDQLGTRKGAIAVYLDVFHKDILAFLDLKLNNGDERMRAHDIFHGICLPDLFLERVESRGEWNLFDPHEVKRVMGWKDENGRALGLEDFYDEEFGKGTFRERYEEATNHPDLSRITVQAIDIMKRVMKSQLETGTPYMFYRDTVNRANPNRHKGMIYSSNLCTEIMQNQSATTIEQEELVTKDGETRIIITKKPGDFVVCNLNSIHLARAVPHGVLDRLVPIQMRMLDNVIDINNIEVLQAQYTNSQYRAVGLGTFGLHHLLALEGIRWESEEAVTYNDNLYEKISYIAIKSSMELAKEKGRFPKFAGSDWENGNYFASRGYTDGSREGKFVSTAQWNELAAEVSEHGVRNGWMMAIAPNASTSIIAGSTASIDPLYELLSYEEKTTYKIANPAPDLSEKTIWYYKTAFNIDQHASIDMAAARQRHIDQAQSFNLYVRPDIRAKDFLDLHLHAWKAGIKSTYYVRSRALTIENECESCES; this is translated from the coding sequence ATGCCACAAGTGGTTAACAAACCAAACAATCGTCAGCTTGCCTTTGACGAGATCCGTATTTCCGTGTACGCAGACCGTATTCTTGCTGATCTGCCTATGCTTGATAAAGAAAAACTCGTTCGTGGTGTAACCTCTAAATTGCGCCGTGACGAAGTATCCAGTGAAGAAATCAGCAATGCATTCTCCATGTCTGCTCTTGAACTGGTAACCAAAGAGGAGCCGAACTGGAAATATGCAGCAGCTCGTTCACTGCTCACTTCTCTATACAAAAAAGCGGCTAACAACCGCCGTTACAAAGCATATCCGGAAGAGCCGTACGGTGCATTCTATCCACTGATTACAACACTTGTGAAAAAAGGCATCTATCGCGAAGAGCTGCTCGATTGCTATACAAAAGAACAAATTGAAGAACTCGGTGCCACGATTGAAGCAAAAAATGACCTTCTGTTCGATTACATCGGACTCCTGACGCTGGCTGAGCGTTATCTTGCGAACGACTTCGACGGCAGAGTCATGGAGCTTCCGCAGGAACGCTACATGGTTATCGCAATGTACCTCATGCACAAAGAGCCTGCAGACAGACGTCTTGAGCTCGTTAAGGAAGCCTACTGGGCGATGAGTAATCTCTATATGACAGCAGCTACTCCAACGATGTCCAACGCAGGTAAGAAGGTAGCTGGTCAGCTGTCCAGCTGCTTCATTGATACGGTTGACGACTCGCTGGAAGGAATCTTCGATTCCAATACGGATGTAGCACGTCTCAGCAAAATGGGCGGCGGCATCGGCGTATACCTCGGAAAAGTACGTTCCAGAGGCTCCGATATCCGTGGACACAAGAATACAAGCTCCGGCGTTATTCCTTGGATCCGCCAGCTGAACAATACGGCTGTCAGTGTAGACCAGCTCGGTACACGTAAAGGTGCGATTGCCGTTTACCTTGATGTTTTCCATAAAGACATTCTGGCATTCCTGGATCTGAAGCTGAACAATGGTGACGAGCGCATGCGTGCTCATGACATTTTCCACGGCATCTGCCTGCCGGACTTGTTCCTTGAGCGTGTAGAGAGCCGCGGCGAATGGAATCTGTTCGATCCGCATGAAGTGAAGAGAGTGATGGGCTGGAAGGACGAGAACGGCCGTGCTCTGGGTCTTGAAGACTTCTATGATGAAGAATTCGGCAAAGGCACTTTCCGCGAAAGATACGAGGAGGCTACCAATCATCCAGACCTGTCCCGCATCACGGTTCAAGCGATTGATATCATGAAGCGTGTCATGAAGTCTCAGCTGGAAACAGGCACACCGTACATGTTCTACCGCGATACGGTAAACCGTGCGAACCCGAACCGTCACAAAGGAATGATCTACTCCTCCAACCTGTGTACAGAAATTATGCAGAATCAGTCTGCTACAACGATTGAGCAGGAAGAGCTTGTGACGAAGGACGGCGAGACCCGTATCATCATTACGAAGAAGCCGGGCGATTTCGTTGTCTGCAACCTGAACTCGATCCATCTTGCACGCGCTGTACCACATGGCGTTCTGGATCGTCTGGTTCCGATTCAAATGCGTATGCTCGATAATGTCATCGACATTAATAATATTGAAGTACTTCAAGCACAATATACAAACAGCCAGTACCGCGCTGTCGGTCTTGGAACCTTCGGTCTTCATCACCTGCTTGCGCTTGAGGGCATTCGCTGGGAATCCGAAGAAGCAGTAACCTACAACGACAACCTGTATGAGAAGATCAGCTATATTGCCATCAAATCCAGCATGGAGCTGGCAAAAGAAAAAGGAAGATTCCCTAAATTTGCTGGTTCAGATTGGGAGAACGGTAACTACTTCGCATCCCGCGGCTACACGGACGGAAGCCGTGAAGGTAAATTTGTCAGCACAGCGCAGTGGAATGAGCTTGCAGCAGAAGTAAGTGAGCATGGTGTACGTAACGGATGGATGATGGCGATCGCACCAAACGCATCGACTTCGATCATTGCCGGTTCCACAGCAAGTATTGACCCGTTGTATGAGCTCTTGTCTTATGAAGAGAAGACCACTTACAAGATTGCGAATCCAGCACCGGATCTGTCCGAGAAGACGATCTGGTATTACAAGACTGCATTTAATATCGATCAGCACGCTTCCATTGATATGGCTGCTGCGCGTCAGCGTCATATTGACCAGGCACAGAGCTTTAATCTGTATGTGCGTCCTGATATCCGTGCAAAAGATTTCCTTGATCTTCACCTGCATGCTTGGAAGGCGGGCATCAAGTCCACTTACTACGTACGCAGCCGTGCGCTGACGATTGAGAACGAATGTGAATCATGTGAATCTTAA
- a CDS encoding MTH1187 family thiamine-binding protein — MAIAEVTIIPIGTGSTSLSPYVAELQRTLAKQPGIQYELTSMSTIIEGELDDIFAAIRALHETPFGTGAQRVSTSVKIDDRRDKPSSSAQKLASVREKL; from the coding sequence ATGGCTATAGCTGAGGTAACTATTATTCCGATTGGAACAGGAAGCACAAGCCTGAGTCCTTATGTGGCAGAGCTGCAGCGTACGCTGGCTAAGCAGCCTGGAATTCAATACGAGCTTACATCCATGAGCACCATTATCGAAGGTGAACTGGACGATATATTTGCTGCCATTCGGGCATTGCACGAGACTCCGTTCGGTACAGGCGCACAGCGGGTCTCGACTTCGGTTAAGATTGATGACCGCCGTGATAAGCCGTCTTCCAGTGCCCAGAAGCTGGCTTCAGTCAGAGAGAAGCTGTAG
- a CDS encoding sulfatase, with protein MPQDKPNIIFFMTDQQRWDCIGKFNEHIHTPNLDRLAAEGITYSQAVCQSPMCVPSRTSMMFGYYPSQTGVRTNYGGIYDEDRLPSDPLPELMRKAGYQTAGFGKTHWNHGERTEIPSSRGFEVRAVGLARNSGHYEENAIMMGDTHPEYLEAYSSETAHFGSGEENVHGYIGMTSQVPMEQHRDGWVAEQSLKFLNEDVDPDRPLFFYLSFLKPHAGFNVPKRFEDLYSIADIPDIPQPPWLDEENTHLAASDELNSRSRESYLDKKKAFLAMSEQERRRTTLRYFANCSWLDHYFGLALEKLERLGRLENALIVFVSDHGEMLGERQFRFSKYNLYDASVRVPLILSGSWIAEAQRGTIDDRPAELIDLVPTLSEAAGLPRNPMLPGFDLLGDLRRQGTFCEFHGKGVSAPHSAPAYMWRTKEWKLILYIEGAVRDAGARVQHTKGELYDLAADPGEWVNLYEAEEHAGIREMLKTELLMHLAVAWSKGPVLYDKGGLAPLA; from the coding sequence ATGCCGCAGGATAAGCCCAATATTATCTTTTTCATGACAGATCAGCAGCGCTGGGATTGCATAGGTAAATTCAACGAGCATATACACACGCCTAATTTAGATCGTTTGGCTGCGGAGGGCATTACATACAGTCAGGCAGTTTGCCAGTCTCCAATGTGCGTACCGAGCCGGACCTCCATGATGTTCGGATACTATCCTTCTCAGACGGGGGTCAGAACCAATTATGGCGGCATTTACGATGAGGACAGGCTGCCCTCTGATCCGCTTCCCGAATTGATGCGCAAGGCAGGATACCAGACAGCTGGATTCGGGAAAACGCATTGGAATCACGGCGAACGGACGGAGATTCCGTCTTCCCGAGGGTTCGAGGTGAGGGCTGTGGGACTCGCGCGGAACAGCGGTCATTACGAGGAAAATGCAATCATGATGGGCGACACACATCCCGAGTATCTGGAAGCTTACAGCAGTGAAACGGCTCACTTTGGCAGTGGCGAGGAGAATGTTCACGGCTATATAGGCATGACCAGCCAGGTGCCTATGGAGCAGCATCGTGATGGATGGGTCGCTGAGCAAAGTCTCAAGTTTCTGAATGAAGACGTAGACCCGGATCGTCCGCTTTTTTTCTACCTTTCCTTCCTTAAGCCCCATGCTGGCTTTAATGTGCCTAAGCGATTCGAAGATTTGTACTCCATTGCCGATATCCCGGATATTCCACAGCCGCCATGGCTCGACGAAGAGAATACTCACCTTGCCGCATCAGATGAACTTAACAGCCGAAGCAGGGAGTCCTATCTGGACAAGAAAAAGGCCTTTCTTGCGATGAGCGAGCAGGAGCGAAGGCGTACAACGCTCCGATATTTTGCCAATTGTTCATGGCTCGATCATTACTTTGGCCTGGCACTTGAGAAGCTTGAACGACTGGGAAGGCTGGAGAATGCGCTGATCGTTTTTGTTTCGGATCACGGAGAAATGCTCGGTGAGCGACAATTCCGGTTCTCCAAATATAATTTATATGATGCAAGTGTCCGGGTGCCATTGATCTTATCGGGCTCCTGGATTGCAGAAGCGCAGCGGGGTACCATCGATGATCGCCCAGCAGAGCTTATCGATCTTGTTCCGACGCTAAGCGAAGCTGCTGGATTGCCGCGCAACCCTATGCTGCCGGGATTTGATCTGCTGGGTGACTTGAGACGGCAAGGGACATTCTGTGAATTTCATGGAAAAGGAGTCAGCGCACCGCATTCCGCACCGGCCTATATGTGGCGAACGAAGGAATGGAAGCTGATCTTGTATATTGAGGGAGCAGTGCGGGATGCTGGGGCTAGAGTACAGCATACTAAGGGAGAGCTGTATGACCTTGCGGCTGATCCTGGTGAGTGGGTTAACCTGTATGAAGCGGAGGAGCATGCGGGAATCCGGGAAATGCTAAAGACAGAGCTGCTGATGCATCTTGCTGTTGCATGGTCTAAGGGACCCGTACTGTATGATAAGGGCGGCTTGGCACCGTTAGCGTAA